The nucleotide sequence TTGGTAAGGACATACTACATAGCCAATAAATTCTTAAAGAATTGAATTTATCAGAGTGTGATGTGAAGATGGTGTAAGGAGTATAGAAGAGAATGCAAAGAGAGTATATATGATCATTGTAAATTAATCTAGTTTCATTGGTCATGGAAATAGAATCCCTACTCAGTGAGTATGATGCATACATGTAGACCTTGAATGAAACACCAAACATGATATATGTGCTAATCTTTTCCCTTGCATGTAAATCAAAGTAGAGAGGTAATTAAATGATGGTGCTTCACTCTAGATCTGACTGTGGGTCTCCAATCCTCATCATTTCTCATGATCTTGCCCAATCCAAAGAGGGCCCTACCACCCAGCTTTTTTCACTTGCAATGATCAAAACACTTGAAGCCTTTCCGAAACCTGAACTCGACTCCATTATAACATCCTGATAGATCAATTTGCTTGCATCCCTGCCCTCTCCACACCAATTAACATTTACTTTTCCCTTTCTGTTTGTCATATGTGATTGCTTAATTATTCATCTACAGCACAGCCCTTGAAATGAGATGCATGATAGTTCCAGGGAAATTGCTGACATATAATTAATGTTCTCGCTACTTCGCATTTAGGATTATCTACATGCAATCTGCATGTCTTGTGGCTTATAATTGTTTtagaaaaatgaaaatgaatagAGTAGCTAAAATGTTATAAAGCATCAGGATTAAAGAACCATGATCTCTAATTTAAAGTCCTATCAATTCATGTAGATGCTGAGAGAAAGCCACTTCAATTAATTCCTAAAGGAAAATTTAATGTATAAGTTACGATAAGTACTTGTTTTTATTCAGTTTTTGCTCTTTATATTAAGATGCTACAATGTCTGGTTATGCAGCAGATATTCCTGTACATTTCTCTTGGTTTAATACAAATAACTGCGTGTGTTTAGGCCTGTTGGATCCTAACTATTTAATAATATGCTCTCTATATCCAAGAAAAAAACTGCGATTAGAAGGCTTGCAAGGTGTAATATAcataatttcattcatgttatataCTAATTAACAAAAGGGGATATAAAACTGCAGTTCATCCTAAAACATATCCAGCAAAATTCTCTGGCTAAATATGTATGTGAAGCTTTGTTTCTATCTGAGGGCACTCTGATATGTTCACtctttatcattttctaaaaaatatatatgtataaatacACAGGAAGATAGGCAGATAAGTTAATATAATCTGCATttacttaattatttaatatatacAAGCTGACTGTTTTGTTGTCTTATTATCAGGATGTGCCTTTGACTAAACTTATTTCTTTACTATATATCTTCTCTTGTCCATTTTATTCTCAAATTTTCTGAGTTCATCCAAATTCAATCTTCACTACAATGCTCTTCTAGAAACCTAATTCAGAGATTCAACACATTATAACTTTAACTTGGCATTCGTATAAGAGAAAAACATGAGATTTTGAGCGTAAAATAATTAAGCAAttatacaaacaatatatataatttaattaaaataattacctTGGATGTTGTGTGTTCTTGACAACCTTCTGGCCATATTTCCTCCACTTGTAGCCATCATCTAACACATCTACCTCGCTCATCGTCTTGAAGCAAAACCTCGGCTCCCTCATCTTCCTCCTCGCCCCcttgaccttcttcttcatcatcgTCCTCATCGACATCGAACCGACCCCCAGCCCACTATCCGGCTTACCATTATTCTTGCTACTGATCATGCCACCATGATTAACCTGCACTGCTCCAACTTCCTTCGATGCTCTATCTGGTGACCTAATTGTTATTAATCACAAATCAAGCAAGCCTTGATTAATTGGTGTAAAGAAGGAATATTTGATAAAGAAATATATGATATATTTTGTATGGCAGGGGAGGAAATGAATAAGAACTATATATATAGACAGataaaacaaaaggaaaactgatTTACCATAAATCAATATTGTTTGATGGCCTAATAAAGTGATGACCATCGTCGTCTCCATGTGTGGGAACAAGATCTCCCCCTCCTCCTCCAACCACAGAGTAGGGAGAAGAGCTTAAAGGAAGAAGTGAAGTCTGGAAATTGAAGCTGCTGATCATAGGGTTTTCCACCAAACCTATTTGCTGGTTCATCTTCACTGCAGTACTACTGGAAGTGGCCGAAGGAAACATCGATCTCTCTCCCTTATTAATCACACTCAGCTTGATCCTTCACCTATCTCTTTCTGGCTCTATCCCTATTTCTTGTGTTTCTCAAATTAAGGACAGGAATTTGGTGAAAGGTACCTCAAGACCCAAGTCAATTATGTGAAAAGGAAGTTATATAGCGAAGCAATCGCCCAATAGTTTTGGCACCAATACTTGCAATTAGTCCTTatcttctttatgcttttaaCCACTGTGGTGCCTGGTTATATGTCAGTCGGTACTTGGATGCTGTgtgaaatatatgtatatatatatatcgaaggGAATTCTAAAACTATTTGACATGAAATTCCACAACAAAAAGTTGTGTTAATTTTTCATGTCAATTTAACAGATTATTTAGCTCTGTAGAAATTAAAAGACAACTTTTCATAACGGAAAGAAAAGTCAACTCTTTTCCACTTGGAAGATCACTTTTTACGACCATATTAATTGCTAGTTTTTTTGAAATCATTCAATCGATCATTTGAGTAGATTTTCATAGAAGAAAGTTTTTTTCCCCTCGATTTCTGCATTTGAAGCAATTAGTGATTCCGCGTGCCATCCTCTGTATGTGGAATATTTAATCATTGGCAattggatcatatatatatatatatatatatatatatatatatatacgagaTAGTCCTTTATTCATCaacgaaaaaataatttttttaatatagagACACCAATAATATATGTACATACACACACAGGAGATCAGATCTCATGCGAATCTGTTAGCAGTTTTCATGCCGAATGTTTGCGATCGTAGTTATTTATTCACGCAAAATCTAATCCTGTTGGCGATAGAACGCAAATCCACGAGTTAATTACTATTTAGGTTAGTAATTAACATGATGCAATGCGTGCTTACACATGAGATCATAATTAATCGAGGGGATTGACGTTGCCAATTAATCATGGCATGCACAATAAACattattctaattattttattttattttccagcATTGGGAAAGGTGACTTTTAGGAATTCCTTTACTTTGAGTAATTAAGAGCCCTAtaaatgttttaattaatttcCAGAGTATAATATTAGGTCGTCAAACACTACCCCCTCAAACTCATCTCTGAGCATCTAAAGAGTAATTTCACTTCCTAGAAAAACGAGAAGAAAGGCGGTGAGTAGGGTCAATCATGTTATCCTGCCACCTACAATGATAACATCTCCACCATCTCATTCAATTCATTCAGTCATTCGTTTGTTCGTTCATTCTCCCTCCATCTTTTCAGTCTTCCGTGTGGCTCATCAGACAATGTCTCTGCCTTCCTCATCATGAATTTGTTTGTGATTAATATTATAGTACAATAATTAAGAGCATGTCTCGACTAAATTCATTTACTTGGATATATATTTTGATCCAGTGATACTGATTAGCTCGTGTCTGTATGTCACATATATTTCTCTTGACCGAACAACTGCAGCAATTTTACAGCAGTGGTccagattaataaaaaaattaataattaattaagtttaaatttaccATCGCTAAGATAAACCAGGAAAATACATATGAAAGTACTCTAAGAATACATTGTAGTTGGTCCAGATTAATAAATATATACGTATAGCTAAATTAAACTCgattaaaaaaattcattaaaatgGGAGAGTATGTCGATTTGATAGAGGTCCATCTTCAATTTTAAGacaaattttgaataatttgtaaAGGAATTGTAAACTTGATAATAGTGGCAGTGATGTACAAAGGGGACCATGTTCATCCGCACCTCCACTATCTGCCCTAAGATAATGAACTTAGGAGATTCGAACTTTATGCTGTGTTATATCATGTGTATTAACTTAGTTAAGTCCATGCGGATTTAAACtaatgtaaaatatgatatcAATTCCATGATGAGATGAATAGAGATAAATCAAATACTGAGCACTTCCTAAATGGGAGGATTTATTTGTCACAATCGTGATTCGAACCCTTACCTATTGATATAAGTCTACTATTTGGATATCAATTCGGCTATGTCATAAGGTGTAAATTTGATAACAATTGGCAGTAAAAGGCAAAACCATCCTCTCGGTGACCCCTCTAGAGTGACTCCCCACTGTCTGAAAGGAAGGTAAATTATGGGAGGTTTCATCCAGTAACAATAGCGTATGCAAGGAGAAGTTGAGAAAGCCATCAGAGCATTTCAAATCCGTTGGGAATCGACCCTAGGTCTATTGACAGTAATATTCTTGCATTAACCAATTTTGCCTATAAGGGTTGTAAATTTGATAACAGCTTTTACAAAAGGTCATACGTCGACCTAGATGTCCCACATGGCTGACCCTATGACCATTTGtaaagagataaattaggaaaTCGGCCAAGTTACTACGT is from Zingiber officinale cultivar Zhangliang chromosome 7B, Zo_v1.1, whole genome shotgun sequence and encodes:
- the LOC122005037 gene encoding probable WRKY transcription factor 13, translating into MFPSATSSSTAVKMNQQIGLVENPMISSFNFQTSLLPLSSSPYSVVGGGGGDLVPTHGDDDGHHFIRPSNNIDLWSPDRASKEVGAVQVNHGGMISSKNNGKPDSGLGVGSMSMRTMMKKKVKGARRKMREPRFCFKTMSEVDVLDDGYKWRKYGQKVVKNTQHPRSYYRCTQENCRVKKRIERLAEDPRMVITTYEGRHVHSPSHDEEDSQAPSKVSTLFW